In one Drosophila pseudoobscura strain MV-25-SWS-2005 chromosome X, UCI_Dpse_MV25, whole genome shotgun sequence genomic region, the following are encoded:
- the yl gene encoding putative vitellogenin receptor isoform X2, translating into MCVVKETTEGTCSQHQGSEIYGRGRTMLTSDWQMLNLTSHTTTVCNGNGSTDNSSDNVRRKRYGGHGLPQVSRRPLWWCRLAVLLLIFCALAAAASGPANTRCDEDQFQCRDGSCILQAKMCDARSDCTDATDELDCDYKLCREPHWFPCAQPHGACLAAELKCNGIDNCPNGEDEINCPSGILGMSSRFGSFRKLPRNCSASEYMCQRDRSCIPIEFQCDGKSDCADSSDELDGCKESQASCKGHLCPNGRCLQRKQWLCDGVDDCGDGSDEHGCVDLCQPEMGKFMCRNKEHCLDLAKVCDGHSDCSDGSDEYETCNSKPDCSAKSCPAGATCHMMPTDGAQCYCPAGFRLAKFQNKCEDIDECQERESELCSQSCENTSGGYRCSCDPGYLLAKDNRTCRAANTHGGEHPLLLYTTQMNVMGMHLGSRNHVYQVAGNLSKVIGVAYDGSHIYWTNIQNEAESIVKANADGTHAEILLTSGLDAPEDLAVDWLTQNIYFSDNVMRHIAVCSHDALNCVVLVTEDVHQPRGLALWPQRGQMFWTDWGVKPMIVRASMDGKRSTPIVSENIHWPNGIALDMHQQRIYWVDAKLGSVQTVRPDGTGRRTILDGMLKHPYGLAVYEDQLYWSDWGTKSIHACHKYSGKQHRVLAKDRTIYAVHIYHSAKQPQTPNACATAKCSHLCLLAEPEVGGRSCACPDGMQLAPDQQRCMQTVKRQRLFVGVGQFLLEIEHTAFGRHVVSASHALDIVISEMVYNSVNGTLIIADNERRMIAEYQPGLGQGRLRTLIHSNLGNVSALAFDHLSQNLYWSDAERRVVELYSFHTRHRALIRFFAGQESPIGLSVMPAEGYLYVALKARRHTHIDRLPLSGKGSPTHVFEEELGDDDIKMATDHDQHTLYWSDSDMGMISYTDYRQTQSMTFRSKLRRPYSLALVHQDLFWSELGSSSIYWAHKSNMGPRKRIDVVPTRGSGDTHGHSMFMEAAPWRLALASSAPPSTDREEQQQQQQHPCQHQNGGCSHICVGVGQLAATCLCPVGFVYRDASNRSCLEALDCEFRCRSSGECLTLAHRCNGRQDCVDRSDEQDCDEEGHKHKPKVMCGPRQFACHNAEACVDKDKRCDGHKDCPDNSDEQHCLQFDKTRSCHVHQLACDNGKCVDQSLMCDGKNDCGDNTDEDKAKCDSPANCDQGMFQCSNGACIAASWECDGRIDCSDASDEHDKCGHRRCPPDMHRCLLGQCLDRRLVCDGHNDCGDLSDELNCGSGAHAKANISCGSLLYQCASNLKLCLDPAVRCNGTAECPRGEDEADCGDMCSINEFQCRTGKQCIRKEFHCDRARDCLDGSDEEACDKIQNQTLSKPWTTASRACRPHLFDCQDGECVDMSRVCNSFPDCQNGSDEGPQCATACRASAGGGRPVCQHKCRATPAGAVCSCFDGYRLDTDQRSCVDVNECLDGQPCAQICENTLGGYQCQCHADFMLRQDRVSCKSLQAGATLLFSSYNEVRNLSEQPMMLQVAWSANDSRIDGFDVDMERQMGYFSSEEQGVVYQVDMRRRFIVRALAVPSPTKVAVDWATGNVYVLAGGSASQEIYACSFPARMCGRILQVKTHMHLRHLAIDGYHGRLFYIAMRLESFGHASAELHVARLDGSHKELMLHKKDSYMTALALDPHQQQLYYLDMHSRTLERISYRTRSGMGPHRRPEMMLQKSNALKQPSGLSIYENHAYIVNLGSKEAVRCRLYGERICKSINLNVLNAQDIVVAGRSRQPMPTSNPCHHSQCHGMCILADYGYECMCGNQVVAEGEQCPHGSMNELEVGASRQERPQSTFHWWIMALLVLVMGSLAAGLGYIIRWRRSAAKRSSTMKGTKPSSTGWMGWRQATAAMRRAPPAPRLRSRLSNLACRMFSRDCYDRNRRPAAPTWLPICYSKTPEQANYTRWTTDGKQEECQSFWWQTMTMIPSQTDISGETTQAMMRMHDLCRK; encoded by the exons ATGTGCGTGGTGAAGGAGACCACAGAGGGCACCTGTTCGCAGCACCAGGGGAGTGAAATATATGGGCGTGGACGCACCATGCTCACCAGCGATTGGCAAATGCTCAACCTAACCTCTCACACAACGACCGTATGCAACGGGAACGGGAGCACCGACAATAGTTCCGATAATGTGCGAAGGAAACGTTATGGAGGCCATGGGCTCCCCCAGGTGTCCCGCCGCCCACTTTGGTGGTGCCGTCTGGCAGTGTTGCTGCTCATTTTCTGTGCGCTTGCTGCCGCCGCGTCGGGACCAGCGAACACGCGGTGCGATGAAGATCAATTCCAGTGCAGAGACGGTAGCTGCATCTTACAAGCGAAGATGTGTGACGCACGAAGCGACTGCACCGATGCCACAGATGAATTGGATTGCG ACTACAAGCTGTGCCGGGAACCGCATTGGTTCCCGTGCGCCCAGCCACATGGAGCCTGCCTGGCAGCAGAACTAAAATGCAACGGCATCGACAACTGCCCCAACGGTGAGGACGAAATCAATTGTCCCTCTGGCATTTTAGGAATGTCCTCGCGCTTTGGCAGCTTCCGCAAGCTGCCGCGTAATTGCAGCGCCAGCGAGTACATGTGCCAGCGGGATCGCAGCTGTATTCCCATCGAGTTCCAGTGCGACGGCAAATCGGACTGTGCGGACAGCTCCGACGAGCTGGACGGCTGCAAGGAATCCCAGGCCAGCTGCAAGGGTCATCTCTGCCCCAATGGTCGCTGCCTGCAGCGAAAGCAGTGGCTCTGCGATGGCGTCGACGACTGTGGTGATGGCAGCGACGAGCATGGTTGCG TGGATCTCTGCCAGCCGGAGATGGGAAAGTTCATGTGCCGCAACAAGGAGCATTGTTTGGACCTGGCCAAAGTGTGTGACGGCCACAGCGACTGTTCGGATGGTAGCGATGAGTACGAGACCTGTAACAGCAAGCCCGATTGCAGCGCCAAGTCGTGCCCAGCGGGCGCCACCTGCCACATGATGCCCACCGATGGTGCGCAGTGCTATTGTCCTGCGGGCTTCCGGCTGGCCAAGTTCCAGAACAAATGCGAGGACATTGACGAGTGCCAGGAGCGCGAGTCAGAACTGTGCAGCCAGAGCTGTGAGAACACCTCCGGCGGCTATCggtgcagctgcgatcctggcTACCTGCTGGCCAAAGATAATCGCACTTGTCGAGCGGCGAACACGCATGGCGGCGAGCACCCCCTGCTGCTCTACACCACCCAAATGAACGTCATGGGCATGCACCTGGGCAGCAGGAACCACGTCTACCAGGTGGCCGGGAATCTGAGCAAAGTGATTGGCGTTGCGTACGATGGTAGCCACATCTACTGGACCAACATTCAGAACGAGGCTGAGAGCATTGTCAAGGCCAATGCGGACGGCACCCATGCCGAGATCCTGCTCACCTCCGGCCTCGATGCCCCCGAGGATCTGGCCGTTGACTGGCTCACGCAGAACATCTACTTTTCGGATAATGTGATGCGACACATTGCAGTCTGCTCCCACGATGCTCTCAACTGTGTCGTCCTCGTGACGGAGGATGTGCACCAGCCGCGCGGACTGGCGTTGTGGCCGCAGCGAGGACAAATGTTCTGGACCGATTGGGGCGTAAAGCCCATGATTGTGCGCGCCTCCATGGATGGGAAGCGCTCCACGCCGATTGTCAGCGAAAACATACACTGGCCGAACGGCATCGCCTTGGATATGCACCAGCAAAGGATCTACTGGGTGGACGCCAAGCTCGGGAGTGTCCAGACGGTCCGACCCGACGGCACCGGTCGTCGCACCATACTCGATGGCATGCTGAAGCATCCGTACGGCCTGGCCGTGTACGAGGATCAGCTGTACTGGTCGGACTGGGGCACCAAGAGCATCCACGCCTGCCACAAGTACTCCGGCAAGCAACACCGAGTCCTGGCCAAAGATCGGACTATCTATGCGGTGCATATCTATCATTCGGCCAAGCAGCCGCAGACCCCCAATGCCTGCGCCACAGCCAAATGCTCGCACCTGTGCCTCCTGGCCGAACCAGAGGTGGGCGGCCGCAGCTGCGCCTGTCCGGACGGTATGCAACTGGCGCCCGATCAGCAGCGTTGCATGCAGACGGTGAAGAGGCAGCGACTGTTTGTGGGCGTGGGCCAGTTCCTGCTGGAGATCGAGCACACGGCCTTTGGCAGGCATGTGGTGAGTGCCTCCCATGCCTTGGACATTGTCATCAGCGAGATGGTGTACAACAGCGTCAATGGCACCCTGATCATCGCGGACAATGAGCGCCGAATGATTGCGGAGTATCAACCGGGACTGGGACAAGGACGCCTAAGGACCCTGATCCATTCGAATCTGGGCAATGTGAGTGCTTTGGCCTTCGATCATCTCAGCCAGAATCTGTACTGGTCCGATGCCGAGCGTCGCGTTGTGGAGCTGTACTCCTTTCACACCCGACACCGGGCGCTCATCCGCTTCTTTGCTGGCCAAGAATCCCCCATTGGACTGAGTGTAATGCCCGCTGAGGGGTATCTGTATGTGGCCCTCAAGGCgcgcaggcacacacacatcgatAGGCTGCCGTTGAGCGGCAAGGGTTCGCCGACGCATGTGTTCGAGGAGGAGCTGGGCGATGACGACATCAAGATGGCCACCGATCACGACCAGCATACGCTCTACTGGTCTGACAGCGATATGGGGATGATCAGCTACACCGACTATCGCCAGACGCAGTCGATGACGTTCCGCAGCAAGCTACGACGGCCCTACAGCCTGGCCCTGGTGCATCAGGATCTGTTTTGGAGCGAACTGGGATCGTCATCCATTTACTGGGCTCACAAGAGCAACATGGGTCCCCGCAAGCGGATCGATGTGGTGCCGACACGGGGCTCAGGCGACACCCACGGACACTCCATGTTCATGGAGGCAGCCCCCTGGCGTCTTGCTCTGGCCTCCAGTGCGCCACCTTCGACCGACagggaagagcagcagcagcagcagcagcatccctGCCAGCATCAGAACGGCGGCTGCTCTCACAtctgtgtgggcgtgggccaACTGGCCGCCACCTGCCTCTGTCCCGTGGGTTTTGTGTATCGCGATGCCAGCAATCGGTCGTGCCTGGAGGCCCTCGACTGTGAGTTCCGTTGCCGCAGTTCCGGCGAGTGCCTGACCCTGGCCCATCGCTGCAACGGACGGCAGGACTGTGTGGATCGCTCCGATGAGCAGGACTGCGACGAGGAGGGGCATAAGCACAAGCCCAAGGTCATGTGCGGCCCCAGGCAGTTCGCCTGCCACAATGCCGAAGCCTGTGTGGACAAGGACAAGCGTTGCGATGGCCACAAGGACTGCCCCGACAATTCCGATGAGCAGCATTGTTTGCAGTTTG aCAAAACCAGGAGCTGCCACGTCCATCAGCTGGCCTGCGACAATGGCAAGTGCGTGGACCAGAGCCTCATGTGCGATGGCAAAAACGATTGCGGCGACAACACGGACGAGGACAAGGCCAAGTGCGACTCCCCCGCCAACTGCGATCAGGGGATGTTCCAGTGCAGCAATGGGGCCTGCATAGCCGCCAGCTGGGAGTGCGATGGCCGGATCGACTGCAGTGATGCCTCAGACGAGCACGACAAGTGCGGACATCGCCGATGTCCGCCGGATATGCATCGGTGCCTGTTGGGACAGTGTCTGGACAGGCGACTGGTCTGCGATGGCCACAACGATTGTGGGGATCTCTCGGATGAGCTCAACTGCGGATCAGGGGCCCATGCCAAGGCAAACATCTCCTGTGGATCCCTGCTCTATCAGTGTGCCAGCAACCTGAAGCTTTGCCTCGATCCGGCAGTGCGCTGCAACGGCACCGCCGAGTGCCCGCGCGGCGAGGACGAGGCCGATTGTGGGGATATGTGCAGCATCAATGAGTTCCAGTGCCGCACCGGGAAGCAGTGCATCCGCAAGGAGTTCCACTGCGACCGCGCCAGAGACTGTCTCGATGGCAGCGATGAAGAGGCCTGCGACAAGATTCAGAACCAGACACTGAGCAAACCCTGGACCACGGCGAGCCGTGCCTGCCGTCCCCATCTATTCGACTGTCAGGATGGGGAGTGCGTGGATATGTCGCGCGTGTGCAACAGTTTCCCCGACTGCCAGAATGGCAGCGACGAGGGGCCGCAATGTGCGACGGCCTGCCGAGCCTCCGCCGGCGGCGGACGTCCTGTGTGCCAGCACAAGTGTCGTGCCACACCCGCGGGTGCTGTGTGCTCCTGCTTCGACGGATATCGTCTGGACACGGATCAACGGAGCTGTGTGGATGTAAACGAGTGCCTGGACGGCCAGCCGTGCGCCCAGATCTGTGAGAACACCCTCGGGGGCTACCAGTGCCAATGCCATGCGGACTTTATGCTGCGCCAGGATCGGGTCAGCTGCAAGAGCCTCCAGGCGGGCGCCACGCTACTCTTTAGCAGCTACAACGAAGTGAGGAATCTCAGCGAGCAGCCGATGATGCTGCAGGTGGCCTGGTCGGCCAATGACTCGCGCATCGATGGCTTCGATGTGGACATGGAACGACAGATGGGCTACTTCTCCAGCGAGGAGCAGGGTGTCGTCTATCAGGTAGATATGCGTCGGCGCTTTATTGTGCGTGCCCTGGCGGTGCCATCGCCCACCAAAGTGGCCGTCGACTGGGCCACCGGCAACGTGTATGTCCTGGCTGGTGGTAGTGCCTCGCAGGAGATCTACGCGTGTAGTTTCCCGGCTCGCATGTGCGGCCGCATTCTCCAGGTGAAGACACACATGCATCTGAGGCACCTGGCCATCGACGGCTACCATGGACGACTCTTCTACATTGCCATGCGATTGGAGAGCTTTGGGCATGCCAGCGCCGAGCTGCATGTGGCCCGTCTCGATGGCAGCCACAAGGAGCTTATGCTGCACAAAAAAGACAGCTATATGACGGCCCTGGCCCTCGAtccgcatcagcagcagctatACTACCTGGATATGCACAGCCGCACGCTCGAGAGGATCAGCTATAGGACAAGGTCCGGTATGGGGCCACATCGCCGGCCCGAGATGATGCTCCAGAAGTCCAATGCCCTGAAACAGCCCTCGGGGCTGAGCATCTACGAGAATCACGCGTACATCGTCAATCTCGGCTCCAAGGAGGCGGTGCGGTGTCGCCTGTACGGGGAGCGGATCTGCAAGTCCATCAATCTGAATGTGCTCAATGCCCAGGATATTGTGGTGGCCGGAAGATCGAGGCAGCCGATGCCAACGTCAAATCCGTGCCACCACTCGCAATGCCATGGGATGTGTATCCTGGCCGACTACGGCTACGAGTGCATGTGCGGCAACCAGGTGGTGGCCGAGGGCGAACAGTGCCCTCATGGCTCCATGAACGAGCTGGAGGTGGGGGCCAGCAGGCAGGAGAGGCCGCAGTCCACATTCCACTGGTGGATAATGGCACTCCTGGTGCTGGTGATGGGCTCGCTGGCCGCAGGACTTGGGTACAT AATCCGCTGGCGACGATCGGCAGCAAAGCGTTCCTCGACCATGAAAGGAACGAAGCCATCGTCAACgggatggatgggatggcGTCAAGCCACAGCAGCAATGAGACGGGCACCACCAGCGCCTCGTCTTCGTTCGCGGCTCAGCAATTTGGCATGCCGAATGTTCTCCAGAGATTGCTACGACCGAAACAGGCGTCCAGCGGCTCCCACATGGCTACCGATATGCTACTCGAAAACTCCAGA GCAAGCGAACTATACACGCTGGACAACGGACGGAAAGCAGGAGGAGTGCCAGTCATTCTGGTGGCAGACAATGACGATGATACCCTCACAAACGGACATTTCGGGGGAGACCACACAGGCGATGATGCGAATGCACGACTTGTGCCGTAAATAG